The nucleotide window ACCTTTTAAAACTCTTATAAATTATTTGAGTAAAGGTTAAGCCCTTGTGTAATTTTGAGCATTTTCAAACTTAAACAAACCATTTTTGGTCTATCTGCAGATGTAGTTACTATCCTCTCGATAACTGGTGCGATTTCGAACGCTTTAAACCCCGCTTTAGGTTGAGAGTCGTAATTTGCTAAACCACCAAAGTTAAAGAATTCCGCCATTTTGATAGAAGTTACAGCGGGCTCAGTCTTCGATCGTGGGTGCATCGTGGGTGTTGCGTGTGTGGGAGAAATGCAAGTGTTCTTTCTATGAGATAAAAAATCACTCTCAAAAACTGACAGAGGAATATATCTCTTTAAAAGTGACTTGTGGAAGTTACTTAAAGGGTTCCGCTGAAGGTAAAGCGGTTGGCTAGTAAATTTGTTGAAAACGAAGAAATGAATGCATGAGTGATCGAATGGAGGTAAATAATAACTATTTAAAGCTGAAGAAACTTCTGGATGGCAAATCAAAAATCTTTTGTTAAGGCAGGAACTGGAACGTTGTAGAAGATGAAATCAGattgtttcgttttctttgttattgAATTAACAATCTAGAAATAGCTTTCCTGCCTTAGTCATTGACAATATTTAACAGATTGTTTAAATCATAtcttttttaacattattttcattttttttctaagaATAGTGTTCACCTATTTATATAATGAATATACTGAACAAATCAAATGCATTAGGGTCAAACATGAAGCACTGCTGAAAAAAATGTGATCAAGGGTAAATATGATATTGGGCGGGGGAGGCTCCATATTTGGAATTCATGTCGTAATTTATTCGAGCCGCATTAAGTTACTTCGGATTGTTTGAGTTGACGAGACAAGTAAGCTACGTAGGCGAAGCACTTTAACAGTCGTCTTCCAAGTGTTGTTTGTACGGTACACCATTATCAGTTTGAAAGTCTATTGCTACCTTCAGTTGTGACGATGGACAAGGAATTTGATCCAGATACAGTGTTTGCTCCACGACTTATTCGAATGCAGAAGGGCAGCGTTGGAGGCTATGGTTTCAATCTTCATGGGGAACGAAATAATATTAGAGGACAAACTATCAGCGCTGTAGATGATGGCAGCGTTGCTCAAATAGCGGGCCTTCGAGTGGGTGATAGAGTAATCGAAGTTAACGCTGTAAATGTGGAGCTTATGTCGCATGGAGATGTTGTGAAACGGATAAAAGTGAACCCGGGCGAAGTTACGATGCTTGTGATCGATCCTGTAACTGAGGCATATTTAAAATCTAGAAATCAGCCCATCACTGCCGATATGGCTGAATTGAACTCAGTGTATGAGTATCCACCAAAAGAAGTCGAATCAGCTGAGCCAACAGTTCTTAAGCAAGAGGAATCTGTTCCCGAAGGGCAAGATCAAAACTCCGGCGAAAGCGAGCCACCTCCTACAGAAGAACCAGCCAACGGCAAACCTGAAAATAGTGAAACGATTACTTCGAACAATAACGAAGAAGAAAAGCCGTCAAAAGAGGATAGCGGGGAAGTCGCAAACGATGAGACAACACCAGAGGAAGTTAAGCAGTTGAATGATGTTTTAGACAAGGAAGACTCTTCTCCGCCTCCTGAACCCACACCAGAACCCACACCAGAACCGATCGCAGAACCTACAACAACGCCAATGGTGCAAACAAACGGAAGCGCAGTCCCCGCAACAGCCCCAGAGCCGGCACCGATAATGCCAACTCCCACTCGACCAACATCGAAGCCGCTGCGAAGTACGATCAAACAAGTAAAGACTGAAAGCTGGGACGACAAGTACAGAAAATTTCAAGAGTTGTAATTTCTGTTTTCATTAGTGCTGGTGCGTTTCTAAGCGATGTGTTCAGAGTAAGATGCGTGGCTCGCAACATATCTTGTCGATGAAAACATGGATTAAGATCGATGTTCAAGGAACAGTGAAGTATTAGTGTGTACGCTGAACTGATATATTTCCTCTTTTGTAACTAGAAACCACCATTGAAGAACTGATTCTCTCGttcaaatataaataaatatttttgaaatgaaGTTTGTAGATGGCACCCAGTTGCCATAAGCAGAAATTTTGTATTCGTGACTCGTATGTGTAATTACGTTGTACTGATGTTCACAACTTGTTGAGTTGGGTATAGTTAGCTTTTTGATATTCTTAAAAACTGCAATGAGTTGTTAGTAATTTTTTTGTCATGAAGAAAGACATTTGCATATTGATCCAATACTGTATGATTCTATAATACtccttaaataatttttttccctttgcaaCTGTCGCCGTATGTTGTCAGCTTAAAAGTCGAAGAATCGCGTTGCAGTTGTCAGGCTTTGAGGATGTTGAAATAGCTCATGACGATCAATGTGTTCCACACCGCTCTGACCGAATCTGCAATAAATATCCATTTCCATGATGTAAATGTTTGTTGATTAAGAACCTCTTGTCAATTTTGGATGTTAAAATTTTATCGATCGATGTAAAACATGTGTTATTTCTTTTCATGCTTACTTACGTCGCCAAATGACAAGCACTGAAATTTGTACGTGTTTCTTATGACATTAACGCTTTTGAAACTTTTCTCACACCATTTAAACTATTTCACCTTTATAAATAAGTTGAAAAGCTCAGCGTGCAAGATTTTTCTTTCCATGTCCATGAATTCGTGAAATAAGTTTACTTTGATTGCCTAAACATTTGTGAATGCGAAGTCCAATACAATGGTATCGTTTGGATTTTGGTGTGACCCTTTGATTGAGTAATAcgtgaaagaaaacaaagtctGACGCTTGAAAAAATTAAGACTGTCGAGTTCAATGTTTGTCATCATTTATTCCAGTAACTGCCAAACTACAGGAGTTGCTTTGCATTTAAGTGTTTAAAATTATGTTAATTCTGCAAGCCATCCGGAAACCTTTCTATCAATATATTCCAAATATGCATATTGATGAAACAATAACAAgagtatattttttattttatttatctaCGCGTGGTATTGGGATGTAGCACTTTGTTTCGTGATTTATGATAACGCGTTCGTGACCTTTTTTCCGGCTGGTTATCTTGGGACGCCGGTAGGTCCTACAGAACGCGTTGGAGAAACTGACCACATGCACTCATACAATGGACAAAGTATGTGAAAGAAATGCCTGAATGCAAAAAGAGCTATCCTTGATTTCTGCCGAATTGCTGGCATACACTTATCCTCTCCCTTTCTCACCGTTTCAACTTCGACAAGCAATTTGTTTGGCTATCATTGCCTCGGATGATCGTGTTTAGacaaaaattatgaaattttataTTTCCACAGAGGCA belongs to Acropora muricata isolate sample 2 chromosome 9, ASM3666990v1, whole genome shotgun sequence and includes:
- the LOC136929448 gene encoding Na(+)/H(+) exchange regulatory cofactor NHE-RF1-like, with protein sequence MDKEFDPDTVFAPRLIRMQKGSVGGYGFNLHGERNNIRGQTISAVDDGSVAQIAGLRVGDRVIEVNAVNVELMSHGDVVKRIKVNPGEVTMLVIDPVTEAYLKSRNQPITADMAELNSVYEYPPKEVESAEPTVLKQEESVPEGQDQNSGESEPPPTEEPANGKPENSETITSNNNEEEKPSKEDSGEVANDETTPEEVKQLNDVLDKEDSSPPPEPTPEPTPEPIAEPTTTPMVQTNGSAVPATAPEPAPIMPTPTRPTSKPLRSTIKQVKTESWDDKYRKFQEL